A window of the Pongo abelii isolate AG06213 chromosome 10, NHGRI_mPonAbe1-v2.0_pri, whole genome shotgun sequence genome harbors these coding sequences:
- the IL22 gene encoding interleukin-22 — MAALQKSVSSFLMGTLATSCLLLLALLVQGGAAAPISSHCRLDKSNFQQPYITNRTFMLAKEASLADNNTDVRLIGEKLFRGVSMSERCYLMKQVLNFTLEEVLFPQSDRFQPYMQEVVPFLARLSNRLSTCHIEGDDLHIQRNVQKLKDTVKKLGESGEIKAIGELDLLFMSLRNACI; from the exons ATGGCCGCCCTGCAGAAATCTGTGAGCTCTTTCCTTATGGGGACTCTGGCCACCAGCTGCCTCCTTCTCTTGGCCCTCTTGGTACAGGGAGGAGCAGCTGCGCCCATCAGCTCCCACTGCAGGCTTGACAAGTCCAACTTCCAGCAGCCCTATATCACCAACCGCACCTTCATGCTGGCTAAGGAG gCTAGCTTGGCTGATAACAATACAGACGTTCGCCTCATTGGGGAGAAACTGTTCCGCGGAGTCAGT ATGAGTGAGCGCTGCTATCTGATGAAGCAGGTGCTGAACTTCACCCTTGAAGAAGTGCTGTTCCCTCAATCTGATAGGTTCCAGCCTTATATGCAAGAGGTGGTGCCTTTCCTGGCCAGGCTCAGCAACAGGCTAAGCACATGT catATTGAAGGTGATGACCTGCATATCCAGAGGAATGTGCAAAAGCTGAAGGACACAGTGAAAAAG CTTGGAGAGAGTGGAGAGATCAAAGCAATTGGAGAACTGGATTTGCTGTTTATGTCTCTGAGAAATGCCTGCATTTGA